The Acidobacteriota bacterium genome includes the window TGGACGAGGCGAGGGAACCGAGGACGAAATCTGTGCCCGGTATCGGATAGGACGCCGCAGGAGTTCCGCACGCCATCGCCTCGATGATGGCTCGGTGCCCCTCGTCGGAACCGCGGGCGGTGAAGAGCAGGAGATCGATCGCGCGGAAATGTTCCGGGAGGTCATCCTCGTGATATCCGGCCCAGATGATGGAGTCATCGACTCGGAGCTCCCGTGCGAGCTCCTCGAGCTTCGGACGGTGATCTCCGCGGCCGATGATCAGGAGTCGATAGGCTTCGTCGCGGAGCCGGAGGAGCGCCAGGGTGCGAATGGCGTCCTCGAATCCCCGTCCTGGGCTGATCTTGCCGATGAAGCCGAGCAGGAACGTCTCAGGCGAGACGCCGATCTCCGACCTCACGTCCGGACCGTCGGGCCGGTAGCGCGGTTCGGCTGGAGGAGGGGTCAGTCTCGCAGAACGCCCGGCAATGAGCGGATGATCCGCCAGAGCGGGGCTCACGATGGCGACTGCATCCGTTCCCGCGACCAGGCGGCGGGACAGCAGATCGCCGCGAAAGGCTCGACGTGCGTGAAACGTCCGGACGAGCGCGACCCTTTTCAATGGGCGCCGCGCGATGTAGCCGAGCCAGTGATCGTGGCTGAGATGGCAGTGGATCAGCTCGAAGTTCTTCTCCCGCACCAGGGCGCGCAGCGCGTTGACGCTTCGGATGACGGCTCTGGGAGTGTGCGCGCGGTGGAAGATCGAGTGGGTGAAGGGGAGGTGCCCCAGCTTGCTTTCGAGGCTTGCTCCGGTTGCGAATGCGTAATGGGCGTCGACTCCTTTTTCTCTGAGCGCCTCGACCTCCGCGAACGCCGGTGCCGAAGCCCCTGTCCAGCGGTCGAACGAGGTCAGATGGAGGACCCTCACGGCGGGCGATTTTACAGGAAGGGCGAAGAGGGCAACCCTGACCGTCGTTCTGATAAACTTCGACAATGGCCGTGGATCAGACTCTTCTCGACATTCTCGCCTGTCCGCTCGACCGGGTTCCGGTGAAGCTCGTCCCCTTTCCGGATCAGGAGCGGGCTGCGGTGATCGACCGTTACCGCGACAAGATGCGGGACGAGGAACCGGTCGTCGAGGAGGGGCTGCATTGCCCTCAATGCGGTCGTATCTACCCGATCGTGAGCGACATCCCGGTCATGCTTCCGGATGAGAGTCTGGCGCCTGGTTCCGGAACCGAAACTGCCGGGAGCTGATCCGAGTTCCGGAGTGGAGCCTTGAACGCCCCGGGGGAGAGATCGGTCAGCGCGGGGTTGGCAGCTGCGCTTTTTCTCTGTCACATCATCTGCGAGGCGTGGACGAGCAGTTCCGAGGGCTTTCTCGTTCTTGCGCTCATCGCGGCAGCGATCGCCGTTCGAAGGCATCACCTTTCAGTCCCCTTTTCTCCGGTATATGGACCGCTCGCGCTCTTTGTCGTCGGATCGATTCTTTCGGCCGCGTTCGCACACAACCCTCTCAGCAGCCTGACCGAAGTCAGCGAGATCATGACCTTTCTGACGTTTCCTCTGGGTCTTGCTCTGTACCGTCGAGACGAGGCGATGATCGGTCGGGTGTTCGCCGCCTTCGTTTTTCTGGCGGTGATGATCTCGGTGTGGGGAGTTTTCGAGTATTTCGTTCTCGGCTACGACGATCTCGAACACAGAATCAGCGGGCCCGCGGCGCACGTGCAGACGCTCTCGGGCATCCTGGTCGGGGTTTCCCTTCTACTCTTCGCGCATGCGTGGAGAAGGAAGTCGTGGCTGCTCGGACTGGCGCTCGGTCTGACGATGGTGACGCTCGTGCTCACGCTGACGCGAGGAGCGTGGATCGGCTGGCTGGCGGGTGCGCTGGTATTCGTTGCCGTACGTCGCTTCCGTTTCGTCCTGTACGCTCTGCCGCTGCTGATTCTGGGGGTGGTTTTGAGCCCGAGCACGGTTTTCGATCGCGCGGTTTCCTCGGTCAGCGTGACCCAGGCCTCGAATCTCGATCGGCTTCGAATGATCGAGGGAGGAATCGAGATGATCCGGGATCATCCGGTGGTCGGGGTCGGTCCGGGCAATGTCAAAGGCCTTTATCCGCTCTACCGTGCTGAAGACGCCCCCCGCTTCCGTTTGCCCCATCTTCACAACAATGTCATCCAGATCTGGGCGGAGCGGGGCATTACAGCTCTGCTCGGCTACCTCGGCCTGCTCGCGGTTCTCGTCGCCCTCTTCCTCCCGGCGGCGATCCGGCAGAGCGTCTGGGCTCAGGGAGGGCTCGCAGTGACGGCCGGCCTGACGGTTGCCGGCCTGTTCGAGTTCAACTTCGGAGACAGCGAAGTGATGATGACATTTCTGGATCTGGTGGGTCTTTCCCTGGCCGGAATGGCAGGGGAGCGAATTCGCACCGGCGAGGCTCTGTTGGGGGGCCAAACGGAACGAGCCGAGGGTGTGGCCGACCCGTAAC containing:
- a CDS encoding glycosyltransferase; protein product: MRVLHLTSFDRWTGASAPAFAEVEALREKGVDAHYAFATGASLESKLGHLPFTHSIFHRAHTPRAVIRSVNALRALVREKNFELIHCHLSHDHWLGYIARRPLKRVALVRTFHARRAFRGDLLSRRLVAGTDAVAIVSPALADHPLIAGRSARLTPPPAEPRYRPDGPDVRSEIGVSPETFLLGFIGKISPGRGFEDAIRTLALLRLRDEAYRLLIIGRGDHRPKLEELARELRVDDSIIWAGYHEDDLPEHFRAIDLLLFTARGSDEGHRAIIEAMACGTPAASYPIPGTDFVLGSLASSMRSPVATPEALAALVHDLFAKGDLSELKRRSLERVADFAYGPAADRLLELYDDAFTAIGARP
- a CDS encoding O-antigen ligase family protein yields the protein MAAALFLCHIICEAWTSSSEGFLVLALIAAAIAVRRHHLSVPFSPVYGPLALFVVGSILSAAFAHNPLSSLTEVSEIMTFLTFPLGLALYRRDEAMIGRVFAAFVFLAVMISVWGVFEYFVLGYDDLEHRISGPAAHVQTLSGILVGVSLLLFAHAWRRKSWLLGLALGLTMVTLVLTLTRGAWIGWLAGALVFVAVRRFRFVLYALPLLILGVVLSPSTVFDRAVSSVSVTQASNLDRLRMIEGGIEMIRDHPVVGVGPGNVKGLYPLYRAEDAPRFRLPHLHNNVIQIWAERGITALLGYLGLLAVLVALFLPAAIRQSVWAQGGLAVTAGLTVAGLFEFNFGDSEVMMTFLDLVGLSLAGMAGERIRTGEALLGGQTERAEGVADP